From Quercus robur chromosome 8, dhQueRobu3.1, whole genome shotgun sequence:
ataaagaataaaaaactatatgCAAAGTGAATAgtatcaatgtaaatttacacaattttaacTTGACTGCTGTAGATGATTTTAAAgcttaaatatgtaaaattgatACTTTTTTTGTCTAATACAAACGCTTTAATACTTAAATTGTTGCACACCGTATATGCAATCTATATTTTTAAGTAGCTcgattttttctaaaattttttatattgaaatcgTGATTTAAAgtcttgattctcaaaaacTGAAATAATAAACTGAAATGTATGTTTTGATACAAGTCACATAgtatattgaattttctaaacatatttcttatttattgaattttaatacAAGTGACACAATATATTTTGATACAAAACACTTTTTCATGTGATAAGCAATgtgtaagagcattagcatcagaAGATGCTAAAGCCAtatctaagggtattttagcaTAAATGCATCAAATAACCACTGCATCAGAGAATGCTATAAGGAAGTATTgcaaaattatttagaattgtgctacagtacaattctaaagatagaatagtactgtagcacaattgtataaggtatattaattttttattcctttcttctgactctctctctccctttgttTCTCTTCATTCCTCTCCCCAACggctctcttctctctctcatcacgtCTCTCTCTCACCACAAcggcttctctctctcatcacgtCTCTCTCTCACGGTGGGCTTTTCTGGCGTGGGTCGTGGGTCCGGCGTGGAGGTGAGACTGGGAAGTCCGATCGGCGTTCAACTGGTGGCGATTTCTGGGTATTTTTGATTTGCAGCGGCGATTTTTGGGTTTCCGGTGTGGTTTGCAGCGGCGAGATCGGTTTGTAGCTGGGTTTGTGTAAATtttgacttgattttttttttgtgggtcatcttgtggatttggaatttgctattggtttgatttgattttgggatggatttttttttggtgggttcatggtggtggtgttggggGTTGccgtggtagtggtggtggtggaaggGGGTGGGGTTTTTATTATGGGTCATATGTGGGTTCGTGGTGGTGAAGGTGGGGGCTTGCCGTGGAGATGGTGGTGGCCATGGGTTTCTGGGGTTGCCGTGGGGTGGTGGCGTGGTGGAAGGGGGTGGGGTTTTTATTATGGGTCAtgtgggttcatggtggtgaAGGTGGTGAAGGTGGGGAGTTACCGTGGAGATGGTGGTGGCCATGGGTTTCTGGGGTTGCCGTGGGGTGGTGGCGTGGTGGAAGGGGGTGGAGTTTTTATTATGGGTCAtgtgggttcatggtggtgaAGGTGGTGAAGGTGGGGTGTTGCCGTGGAGATGGTGGTGGCCATGGGTTTCTGGGGTTGCCGTGGGGTGGTGGCGTGGTGGAAGGGGGTGGGGTTTTTATTATGGGTCAtgtgggttcatggtggtgaAGGTGGGGGGTTGccgtggtgatggtggtggccaTGGGTTTCGGGTCTGAGGTTTCTGGGTTGCTGTGTGGGTTGCTGTGTGTGTCTGGAAGAGAGCTGAAAatggaagagaggagagagatgagagagaacagatataattttgatatatattattttattttgtaaatatattattctaATGAGTGAAAGAGGAAAATAGAAGTTTGGGAtgtggaggtattgtaaaataagatggtataatgataaagtgagtttttagaattgtaaaatagaatagcattagcatttcccaatgctaatgctctaactgctttttttttctttttttgctaaatattcACTCTTTGCaaattatatcaaaaaaaaagagtcaagtTCTATGCAATACCAGGGAattcaaaatcaagttaaaacactttttttttcctttctttttttcctttttagtacTAAGAATTAACACAGTACTCCACTTTGCTTAAGTCGTGTTTCATTTagcaaaattttataaacactTTTATTACACGAATTTTATGAACACTTTTTTATTACAcggatttttttgttttccaatttattttaatgtatttaaaTTTGGATTGTTTAATGGATTGATATTGTGTTAATCACTTTTAATCATCTCCCTCAGTTCACATGAAATCCTAAAAGTGAGGTATGAAGGACAGCATTTCGCTTGTGTTTCTGCCAAGTTTTGTTGGAGGTATCAATCTTTAACAAACAAGTTTTCTAAATATGAATCCTGTACTGAGCACTTCGTATAAGATTGAATGCACTTTTGTACTATTTGCAAAAACCCCTTTCCATCAGTTTCTTGTATTCTGATCCATTGATTTTGCAAAAATTCATCAAAGGCACCCTTTCCCCCATGCTTTTCTCTGGTAATGAAGCATATACAGggagaaactgaaaattttggggaaaaGCACAAAAATAACAGCACCTTACAATATATAAAACTTCTGGAATTCTGGAATGTGAACAAAATTATACATTGAGATACTTTAATGGGGACCTTGAGTGAGTCTCTGCATCTCATTTTGGTCATTAAGAGTTTCAATGAGAAGGGGAGGCGCATATTGGGCTGTCCCTTGGTGTTCTTCAGAATCCTGGCAGAATGAGAGGATGATGGTATCAATTGACATCTCCACCACTGCAAAGAAAAGAGTGGCAACAACATAACCAAGACCCCAGCACACCTGCTCAAACATGAATAGAAGTACACACATTTAATTATATAACTGACTGTATATGAAGATTGCAAGTCATAAATACAAGTGCACATAACAGATGATGAAGAAACCCTAGTGATGTTGACATAAAATCTATACATCAAAAGTTGTATGTGGTTCCAGAATGATGCTTCCTTTCCCAATCCTTTTCGTATCTCAACTACTTGGGTGAAAGTAAAGGGTTATGGAAGATCTGATTAGAAAACAATcattggagaaaaaaaagaaaagaaatagcaTACCACTACAGGAAACACTGGGGAAGAGATCTTGTTATGAGCAGATCTGTATTTGTGGGTATCCAACATGAGGAAAGCAAAAAGAGCACTTGAAAGGCTGACACACAATTTTCCAAGAAATAGGATAACATCTCCAATCACATTCACCCTCCCTATTCGAAGGATGTtgttgatgatcaattcagttgcaaTTTCAGAAGCCTTACAGAAGCTTTTACCTGTGATGGCAATCTGCAAGTCACAAGCAGACAATCAGGAAACACGTGCATGCATTAAAGTAACTAAATGAATCATGGCTTCAACCTATGAATTGTGAATGGCCCTAAACAGTGACCTGAAATGAGTTCCTGATACACCCACAAGTAAAATAGAAGTTTATGGAATTAGGTGCCACAAGTAATAACTAAAATGGAGAAAGTTTTATTCCACTTTTTATTGTTCTACTTCCATCATCCATCGTCATATTCAACCACCCACAACTGATGGTGGAAATCTCTCAGAAAAGAGGAAACAATATAGCATTTACCATTTGTATACTCTACGATATATCATAACATGGTGATTGGTGAGAAATTTTAAATGCATTATTTTCTCATTTACAACTATATCATTTTTAGAAATACATCTCCCAAGTGTTATTAGGAGAACCAATCCCTCCTGGCATTCAAATCACGTAGAAGAGGGTACTCAAGAATGCACTTTACCTTTCTTCCATACTGACCAAATAATTAAGGAAATTAGGAGATGAATTGAATGCATGCATACCCACGTATGCAGATTTTCTAGAAACAAGTTTTTACTAAATTACCATAATGTAGGCATTGCGGTTTACTGATTTGATAGTCCACTCGATACACCTGAAGCAAAACCGAGATGAATGGAATGCTGCTTTGCCCATATAGCTATGAGGTGTGGTACTAGAAACCTTCAGTTTGCGACGAATTGACTCAAGCATAAAGCGGATAGATTCCACAAATGAAACAATCAGGGAGCCAAGGGCAACAGAGCCAAGGCCATATCGCATAAGCCGCTTCATGGAGGAAAAAACAGGAAGAAATGGAATCTCTGGCTGCATTGGCAAAAGTAGCAAGTGATTACAACAGAAAAATGCAAAAGgatttttcaatttctcttttttttttttttggttaaaataaataaataaaaaccccaaaatgaAATCTCGAGTAACTCAAGTTGCAGATTATCAAGGACAAGCACCATCTTCAACTATTTAGAAGTGAGTAAAAGTCATTAGTCTATTGTGCATAATGTGATCCACATACGATGTtttgaaacccaaaaagaactgcataaataaaattaggccCTTTGACAGTTAGACCTAAATCATTCTCTAAACCAAGCCCAAAATCTTGCTTAATCCAGGGGGAAATAACAGAACATATGCTAGAATTAAATAATCTCAGATTCTATTTCCTAATTTGTAAAATTAGAAAAAGCCGTAGAATCCACTCTGTTTAATCAGGTTTAACATGTAAAACCGTAATTCAATATCTGTCTCCATATTAAATTGTTTCCATTCTCATAGTCAAAATCAAGAGAGGAACATATACGtataaaaccacaaaaaaaattttaaaaatcgcACTTTGTTGTGTAACTTGTGCATGTGGCTAAGTAACTTACTGATGTTTCACCACGAGCCCAATAATAGGAGGCAACAGAACCTGCAATCACTGTTGATGAGCATGCTATAAAAAACTGTGTAGCCCAGTAACATCCAAATAGGTGGAAGAGAATGGCAACTCCTATATGAGGAGTGTAGTGAATGCTATAACCACAGCAATGATCACAATTGACCCGCTTTGACACAAGATCATAAGCACAGCAGTTGGTGTTGCAGTCATTTTGGACAACCTGACCAGAACTGAACAGATGGAGAGCAGCTGAAAACCAGAACATGTAAAAAATTGCAAGGATAGTATATGGTATGATTGGAAAAATTATGAGCGCTTGAACTTCTCCTATGACCTTTGCCGCAACCTGTATACATATTAAAccattgaattaattaatttctgcaagaaataaaatattcagCACCCAAGATTACATAGATGATTGACCCAAAGCTGTGGCTGATTACGAAACAAGATCAAGTATTTAAGCACaagaaaggaaaacacacaTTTAAAGGAGTTTCCCTAGAAAATCAAATGTAACATTGGCAATCTCAGCAccaaatgtttatttatttattgtttccCAGCATTAGATTACCCTATGCCAAAATGCTTAACCCTAGCAACATTTGACCAGTGGTATAGAAGTGTTTCCGCTCAATATGACAACAGAGAAAGCATGATTTAACGGAAACCTCTGATGCAGATCACAACTgacatgtgttttttttttcattcgattcattttaaagaataacacAACTTTTGAAGCAGAGGAGGCATCCTACTTAAGGTTATATATCACAAGTAACACTCCAAAGGTTTGCATGAAATATGATGTGTATATGAAGCACATCAAGACATAAAAAGCTAGCAATCATCATGATCCAAAGCTGCACCTAGATTAATGCTGTGACCGTATTTCTTTGCTAAACCATGTCTTCTTTAGCACTCTTATGAAGCATCTAAAGTGACTCGATCCATAATAACATGCTATTATGTAAATCAAtgtgtaaaaaatatttattacttcctctattttatgtatttcttaaatataaatgaaaagcCAAAGGCAAACAGAAGTTTGACCTAAGTCAAAATTTGGACCCTCTAACAACAGGAATTGGTAGTATCCTTTACAAATATCCCATACATTTCAGCAAACTTCCTTGAAGTATCTGTGCCTCACTGGACTCCTGGTGcactttaaaaattttatcatcATTTAAACAACAAAAGTCCTTTACCATTTTGGATTTCACGCAATAATTTTACATAATACTTGCCTTAAGGACAGAGGTTGCCATAAGGATGCGGCGGACAATGGCAATCGATGTAAGAACGGAGACAATCATAATAAAGGTCATAAGAACAGCTACAGCACGGATATGATGAATCTCCTGAAAGATGAAAATTAATAAGTCACAAATAAATACATATACAGGGAGCTTTCAGTATGAAGGCTTCAGTTGATGATGATACCAACCCTTCCAAATATACGAATGTATGGATCATGCTCACCAATGATGGGGGAGATGGCATCGTTCCCTATCCATCCAGCTAATAGCAAGGAAGACAATAACTTCAGCATGATATTCACATTAGAAATTAAGTGCACAAATACTGTATTTCAATATGCTTGAATCCAAACAAGTATCAACAATCTGAAATTTATCTTTAGCAGAGTCTCCATCAAATTCCAACTGtaagttattacttattatggCAGTCACCCAAGGTTGTATTTAAATGATAGGATTTAAATCAAGGGATCTACATAGTAATTTATAGTATAAATTTCAACAACGCATGATAAGGTtgattattaaagaaaaaagaggagtTTGCTGTAACATTTCACTTATTATATTGTGAGCATTTAAATCAAGCAATTTACATAGGAATTTATAGTATAAATTGCTAgttgatataaaattttacaacgCAAGATAACGTTGAGttattaaagagagagagagagaataaatttgaaataaatttcacaGTTAGTAATTTCGAATTCACATACTATTAAGGCTttaaatcatcaataaattacatCAATGAACAAACTTCTAATTTTCATACTTCATTCAAGCTGTTTGAACTAAAAATGAAGTCCAAATTCAAATGCTTCCTTCCAAATGAACCACAAATGTTTGTTACCCaccaccccacccccccaaaaaaaatacttaGGAAAGAATAGTAATAGATCATCTCCTGACCTTTTAAGTAGTAAAACATTGTCACTGATACTATGAGGACATTAAATAGAGCAACCGTTACCCAAGGCATTGCAGCAACAAAATGCCGAATCATCAGAAGCCATACCACTGATAAAAACAATGGCAAGAATCCTCCACAGACAATCAATACTGGCCACGACTTTCCAATATCAGCCATGTATCTCTGCAAAAATTCAATATTTGATAAGTTCTACAATGCACAAAGCATATACGCTTAGTGGCAAGACATTTGATACATATTAGACAGAAAGGAATTATGAGAAAATTATATTCAACatataaatcataaattaaGTTCAGATGGGATAAGGAAGAGGCTATATTGACGGGCTCTTTGTCAAATAACCAACCAATCAATAGGAGTAAACCCCCACATTATCCGCTCAGATTCTCAAGAAAAGTCTTTTTCAGAAATCCTTATTGACAAGGATCGGCTGGTCTAATACTCTATGAATGGGGATGCCTTTATTACCATAGCCATGAGCTGTGAATATCAAAAAATGTGCATGTTTGTGTGTGTCTATAATCTTTCTTAAAAacacatatttatataataatataaaattaaaaaaaaaaatcttaaaacataaaatagtCAGCAGAACATGACCAAATGCAATATCCAGGGAGAATCAAAGACacctatttaaaaataaataaataaataacataggTTTTAGAAGTAAAACAAactcaaaagagagagagaaaaaactcaAGTAAACATGAAGTAgacaaatagaataaaaaatcttttaaatagGCATAGAGGGAGCTCATGATTCCATTTACCCACTAATAGGCATTAATGGTTACCCCAAAGCATATTGATGTCATATGGTTACCCCAACACAAATTGATGTCATCGAATTAAATCAAATCATACCAAGattgattttctaaaaaataacatGCCAGTAAAAACAAAGTACAGTGCAGAAAACTATGTAAACAGGTAATCAATATACTTTGCATGAAATTCCAAAACCATTATTATCATAAAGGACTATTGAGACGAAAGGTCAACCTTTAAAACAGATGACCGAGAATTGATGGACCTGTGAATGGATTTGTCTATAATGATGTCTTCGTTAATGTTCACCCCACCCATCTGTTGCCAATGCCTCAGCGAAATGTTTGATGCACGAGCAATATACTGGCAGCTCCAATAAACTGtaaaaagaagtaataaattTATGATGTAAAAGTAGaagacaaacaaatataaatcaaAAGAATATAATAGGCAAAAGTTATCTCCATGAGCTTCCAAAATCTTGTCCCAttgataaaaattttgcaaccaacatcaCATATACATGTAGGAACCTTGTATACACACACattataaatgataaaataattaaacaagaTATGCACACATTGAACAGGAAATGGACCACAAAATCGCATCTTAAAAGAGTAAGTTAGAATACCATTTACACTTGGAAATATTACAGGGTAACAAGGACCCTGAAGTTGAAGAGAGCTGTTCCTCATTTCTGGTGTAAGGAACTCATAATAATCATAATTCCTATCAATCCAATCGTCCATTGAGAGATGGATATCTCCCTCTGGATAATCACAGACCCAATTTAGTTGATCTTCAGAAGCGAAAGGGCAATCCAGCAAGCAAATACTCCGAGCATTGGCTAACTTAAACTCACTGCCTTTCAAACCACTTTGATAAACCTGATTTGGATTTAGCCAATATCTAAGTTCCAATTGTCGAAGTCCAGGTTGTGCATTCTTGTCGCCACACACATTTCCTTTATAGTCCAGTCCATATGTAAGCCTGTCAAGCCACAGAACAATTAATCACAAGgagaaaacacacacacacaaacacacagaTAATACATAGCCAAAATAAGAAGAGCTACTGCATAAATTTGAACAAGCAAGCAATACCAGCAACAAGTTTATGCCcttaataaaagaagagaatttATATTaccaatattatatatatcGTGGGCTATAGAATAAAGTAACTGTGAAAAAGTAGATGAAAAGATCCCTATACAGAAATCATGGTAAAACAATGATAGCTTGAATCTAAGTTTGTTACATAATCCTTTTTGGACAGCAGGGACAAAAGTTATCTTTTTGCCAGCAATCATCTTTTGATTGTAGGAAGTAACAAgccatatataatattatatttatagtaGATATGTCAAAGAAGTATATAATATACAACTTCATAGCAATCATATAATTAATCAAAGTTTAAGATCCTTAacataattcctttttttttttttaaggcaaacTACAGTAACAAAAATCCTTAGTTGTTTGCTGCTTTaaatgcaaaacacaaacacaccaCTGTGGGACATTGCCTGGCAAGAAGGATGCTGCAAGAAGACAATACAACATCAATTGGTACACACTCACGTATTCGTTTATCATGATGTTTTATAGCCTGAGCATATCAAAGTTTAAGGtcctcaatctttttttttatataatagaaTTTTCATGTcgtatctttttattttatagcaaGGGTGACACATGCATGATACAGAAACACCATCATCAGGGTGTCACTTAGCAAGGATGTTAATAATATAGCTAACTCTCAATAACACactcacttttctttctttctttctttcttattttttattatttttgtttcactgCACAGATATTAGTAAGACGGATACTCC
This genomic window contains:
- the LOC126694981 gene encoding choline transporter protein 1, with the translated sequence MRGPLGAVIGRYPSSDGNTQMGGIIRHNRKCRDIAFLVIFIAFWVAMIVNSSFGFNQGNPLRLTYGLDYKGNVCGDKNAQPGLRQLELRYWLNPNQVYQSGLKGSEFKLANARSICLLDCPFASEDQLNWVCDYPEGDIHLSMDDWIDRNYDYYEFLTPEMRNSSLQLQGPCYPVIFPSVNVYWSCQYIARASNISLRHWQQMGGVNINEDIIIDKSIHRSINSRSSVLKRYMADIGKSWPVLIVCGGFLPLFLSVVWLLMIRHFVAAMPWVTVALFNVLIVSVTMFYYLKAGWIGNDAISPIIGEHDPYIRIFGREIHHIRAVAVLMTFIMIVSVLTSIAIVRRILMATSVLKVAAKVIGEVQALIIFPIIPYTILAIFYMFWFSAALHLFSSGQVVQNDCNTNCCAYDLVSKRVNCDHCCGYSIHYTPHIGVAILFHLFGCYWATQFFIACSSTVIAGSVASYYWARGETSPEIPFLPVFSSMKRLMRYGLGSVALGSLIVSFVESIRFMLESIRRKLKVSSTTPHSYMGKAAFHSSRFCFRCIEWTIKSVNRNAYIMIAITGKSFCKASEIATELIINNILRIGRVNVIGDVILFLGKLCVSLSSALFAFLMLDTHKYRSAHNKISSPVFPVVVCWGLGYVVATLFFAVVEMSIDTIILSFCQDSEEHQGTAQYAPPLLIETLNDQNEMQRLTQGPH